From the genome of Scytonema hofmannii PCC 7110, one region includes:
- a CDS encoding AAA family ATPase produces MKEELNILIQAQYPLIYLVTSEEERAEQAISSIAQSSKPQRKVYVWTVTHGIVEYGQPRNVTQHNTVSPEAAIEWIIRQKEPSIFILKDLHPFIDAPATTRSLRDAIASFKGTQKNIILMSPMQQVPIELEKEVVVLDFPLPDMGDLNKVLTNHLDQNRGRRLTTEAREKLLRAALGLTKDEAEKVYRKAQVTSGRLTEEEVDIVLSEKKQLIRRNGILEYIEEDETIDGVGGLEELKKWLKQRSNAFTERAREYGLPQPKGMLILGVPGCGKSLIAKTTSRLWGLPLLRLDMGRVYDGSMVGRSEANLRNALRTAESISPVILFIDELDKSFAGSAGSSDSDGGTSSRIFGSFLTWMQEKKSPVFVMATANRVERLPGEFLRKGRFDEIFFVDLPTSEERQDIFKIHLNKRRNDIARFDLEQLAKMSDGFSGAEIEQAIVAAMYEAFAQDREFTQLDIIAALKATLPLSRTMQEQVTALRDWARQRARPAAASVAEYQRMEF; encoded by the coding sequence ATGAAAGAAGAGCTCAATATACTCATTCAAGCTCAATACCCTCTAATCTACCTTGTGACCTCCGAGGAAGAGCGGGCTGAGCAAGCGATTTCTAGTATTGCTCAATCATCAAAGCCGCAACGAAAGGTCTATGTTTGGACAGTGACTCATGGCATCGTAGAGTACGGTCAGCCCCGAAATGTCACCCAACACAATACGGTTTCTCCAGAAGCAGCGATTGAATGGATTATTCGGCAGAAAGAACCTAGTATATTTATTCTTAAAGATTTACACCCATTTATAGATGCACCTGCGACCACAAGATCTCTACGTGATGCGATCGCGAGTTTCAAGGGTACGCAGAAAAATATTATTTTAATGTCCCCAATGCAGCAAGTTCCCATTGAGTTAGAGAAGGAAGTTGTTGTTCTTGACTTCCCACTACCAGATATGGGAGACTTAAATAAAGTACTAACCAATCATCTAGACCAAAACCGTGGACGACGGTTGACCACTGAAGCAAGGGAAAAGCTTCTCAGAGCAGCTTTGGGTTTAACAAAAGATGAAGCTGAGAAAGTATACCGTAAGGCGCAAGTAACATCAGGGCGTCTGACAGAGGAAGAAGTGGATATAGTTTTATCTGAGAAAAAGCAACTCATTCGCAGGAATGGTATACTTGAGTACATAGAAGAAGATGAAACTATAGATGGTGTCGGTGGTTTGGAAGAGCTAAAAAAATGGCTCAAGCAACGTTCCAACGCTTTTACAGAAAGAGCGCGGGAGTACGGTTTGCCTCAACCCAAGGGAATGTTAATTTTAGGGGTTCCTGGTTGTGGTAAGTCATTGATTGCAAAAACTACCTCTCGGCTTTGGGGTTTACCTTTGTTACGGTTGGATATGGGACGGGTCTATGATGGTTCCATGGTAGGGCGTTCGGAAGCCAACTTGCGTAACGCGTTGAGAACGGCTGAGTCAATTTCCCCAGTTATCTTGTTTATTGACGAACTAGACAAGTCTTTTGCTGGAAGTGCAGGGTCTTCTGATTCTGATGGTGGTACTTCTAGCCGGATATTTGGTTCTTTCCTCACTTGGATGCAGGAGAAGAAGTCACCAGTGTTTGTGATGGCGACAGCTAACAGAGTTGAGCGTTTACCTGGTGAATTTTTGAGGAAGGGTCGCTTTGATGAGATTTTCTTTGTTGATTTGCCCACAAGTGAAGAGCGTCAGGATATTTTCAAGATTCACTTGAACAAGCGCCGGAATGACATCGCTCGGTTTGACCTCGAACAACTTGCCAAGATGTCTGATGGCTTCTCTGGGGCGGAAATTGAACAGGCGATCGTTGCGGCAATGTACGAAGCTTTTGCCCAAGATCGAGAGTTCACTCAACTAGATATTATTGCTGCACTGAAGGCAACATTGCCGCTGTCTCGAACGATGCAAGAACAGGTAACAGCCCTAAGAGATTGGGCTAGACAGCGAGCTAGACCTGCTGCAGCCTCCGTTGCTGAATACCAGCGAATGGAGTTCTAA
- a CDS encoding DUF1257 domain-containing protein: protein MSHFSTLRTKITDAEILKASLRDLGISVKNEADVRGYNGQRVRADLVAVLEGEYDLGWSRNSDGSFDLIADLWGVAKKHNQTELINSINQKYAVNKTLAEVKQRGLQNANVKLVLQ, encoded by the coding sequence ATGTCTCACTTTAGCACTCTGCGTACCAAAATCACTGATGCTGAAATCCTCAAGGCTTCCCTGCGTGACCTCGGCATCTCCGTGAAGAATGAAGCAGATGTTCGTGGTTACAACGGTCAGCGTGTTCGTGCTGACTTAGTAGCTGTTCTCGAAGGCGAATATGACCTCGGTTGGTCTCGCAACAGCGACGGTTCCTTTGACCTAATCGCAGACCTGTGGGGTGTTGCGAAGAAGCACAACCAAACCGAACTCATCAACTCTATCAACCAGAAGTATGCTGTTAACAAGACTCTGGCTGAAGTGAAGCAGCGCGGTTTGCAAAATGCCAACGTTAAGCTGGTATTGCAATAG